The proteins below are encoded in one region of Triticum aestivum cultivar Chinese Spring chromosome 1B, IWGSC CS RefSeq v2.1, whole genome shotgun sequence:
- the LOC123118340 gene encoding transcription initiation factor IIF subunit alpha isoform X5, translating into MLRKCYSTEPNPSPFHFANHPRRDPDPDRSTIRLRHLNPPSVPRRPLLIPAAMGSVDLVLKSACEGCGSTSDLYGTGCKHTTLCSSCGKSMALSRARCLVCSAPITNLIREYNVRANASTDKAFSIGRFVTGLPPFSKKKNAENKWSLHKEGLQGRQLTDKMLEKYNRKPWILEDETGQYQFQGHMEGSQSATATYYLLMLHGKEFHAFPAGSWYNFSKVAQYKQLTLEEAEEKMNKRKTSATGYERWMMKAATNGPAAFGSDMMKLEPANDGEKESARHKKGKDNEEGGNSDKGEENEEEEAGRKDRLGLSKRGMDDDEEGGKDLDFDLDDDIEKGDDWEHEETFTDDDEAVDIDPEERADLAPEIPAPPEIKQDDEENEEEGGLSKSGKELKKLLGRSSGQNESDADDDDEEDDQDDESSPVLAPKQTDQPKDEPVDNSPAKPTPSSGHARSTPPASKSKQKRKSGGDDAKASSGAASKKAKVESDTKTSSIKEETPSSSKPTPKASASSRSANVSPVTEDEIRTVLLAVAPVTTQDLVSRFKSRLRGPEDKNAFAEILKKISKIQKTNGHNYVVLREDKK; encoded by the exons ATGTTGAGAAAATGTTATTCAACAGAGCCGAACCCATCTCCATTTCATTTTGCGAATCACCCTCGGCGAGACCCGGACCCGGACCGGAGCACCATCCGTCTCCGGCATCTTAACCCGCCGTCCGTGCCCCGTCGCCCACTGCTCATCCCCGCCGCGATGGGGAGCGTAGACCTGGTGCTGAAGTCAGCGTGCGAGGGCTGCGGCTCCACGTCGGACCTCTACGGCACTGGGTGCAAGCACACCACGCTCTGTAGCTCCTGCGGCAAGTCCATGGCGCTTTCCCGCGCCCGATGTCTCGTCTGCTCTGCGCCCATCACGAACCTCATCCGG GAATACAATGTGCGGGCAAATGCCAGCACAGATAAGGCATTCTCTATTGGAAGATTTGTAACTGGTTTGCCGCCATTCTCAAAGAAAAAGAATGCTGAGAACAAATGGTCTCTTCATAAAGAAGGCCTGCAAGGACGGCAGCTTACTGACAAAATGCTG GAGAAATACAACAGGAAGCCATGGATTTTGGAAGATGAAACTGGTCAATATCAGTTTCAAGGTCACATGGAGGGATCACAGTCAGCAACAGCTACATACTATTTGTTAATGTTGCATGGCAAGGAATTTCACGCATTTCCTGCTGGTTCCTG GTATAACTTCAGTAAAGTTGCGCAGTACAAGCAGCTGACTCTGGAAGAGGCCGAGGAGAAGATGAACAAGAGAAAGACTAGTGCAACTGGTTATGAACGTTGGATGATGAAAGCAGCTACAAATGGGCCAGCTGCctttggttcagatatgatgaaacTTGAGCCTGCTAACGATGGGGAAAAAGAAAGTGCTCGTCATAAGAAGGGGAAAGATAATGAGGAGGGTGGTAATTCTGATAAAGGTGAGGAGAATGAAGAAGAGGAAGCCGGTCGTAAAGATAGGCTCGGGCTCTCTAAAAGGGGCATGGATGACGATGAGGAAGGTGGAAAAGATCTAGATTTTGATTTGGATGATGACATTGAGAAAG GTGATGACTGGGAACATGAAGAAACATTCACCGATGATGACGAGGCTGTGGATATCGACCCAGAGGAGCGGGCAGATTTAGCTCCTGAAATTCCTGCTCCACCTGAAATTAAGCAG GATGATGAAGAGAATGAGGAAGAAGGTGGCCTGAGCAAGTCAGGAAAGGAATTAAAGAAGCTGCTTGGTCGTTCTTCTGGACAAAATGAGTcggatgccgatgatgatgatgaagaagatgat CAGGATGATGAGTCATCTCCAGTGCTTGCTCCAAAGCAGACGGATCAACCAAAAGATGAACCTGTTGATAACAGCCCAGCCAAACCTACACCTTCATCAGGACATGCTCGTAGCACACCTCCTGCATCGAAATCCAAGCAAAAGAGGAAATCTGGTGGTGATGATGCCAAAGCATCTAGCGGTGCTGCTTCAAAGAAAGCAAAGGTGGAATCT GATACAAAAACATCAAGTATCAAAGAGGAGACACCATCTTCCTCAAAACCTACACCGAAGGCCTCTGCTTCATCAAGAAGTGCCAATGTATCTCCTGTGACAGAGGATGAGATCAGGACTGTTCTTCTTGCAGTGGCTCCTGTCACTACACAAGATTTAGTCTCCAGATTTAAGTCTAGACTACGAGGTCCAGAG GACAAGAACGCCTTTGCTGAAATTCTGAAGAAAATTTCGAAGATACAGAAGACTAATGGCCACAACTATGTTGTCCTTAGAGAGGATAAGAAATGA
- the LOC123118340 gene encoding transcription initiation factor IIF subunit alpha isoform X3: MLRKCYSTEPNPSPFHFANHPRRDPDPDRSTIRLRHLNPPSVPRRPLLIPAAMGSVDLVLKSACEGCGSTSDLYGTGCKHTTLCSSCGKSMALSRARCLVCSAPITNLIREYNVRANASTDKAFSIGRFVTGLPPFSKKKNAENKWSLHKEGLQGRQLTDKMLEKYNRKPWILEDETGQYQFQGHMEGSQSATATYYLLMLHGKEFHAFPAGSWYNFSKVAQYKQLTLEEAEEKMNKRKTSATGYERWMMKAATNGPAAFGSDMMKLEPANDGEKESARHKKGKDNEEGGNSDKGEENEEEEAGRKDRLGLSKRGMDDDEEGGKDLDFDLDDDIEKGDDWEHEETFTDDDEAVDIDPEERADLAPEIPAPPEIKQDDEENEEEGGLSKSGKELKKLLGRSSGQNESDADDDDEEDDQDDESSPVLAPKQTDQPKDEPVDNSPAKPTPSSGHARSTPPASKSKQKRKSGGDDAKASSGAASKKAKDTKTSSIKEETPSSSKPTPKASASSRSANVSPVTEDEIRTVLLAVAPVTTQDLVSRFKSRLRGPEEEAIAVNDLASRLGHSHKVHKSIVHRCMDAIRLPIHHLQDKNAFAEILKKISKIQKTNGHNYVVLREDKK, encoded by the exons ATGTTGAGAAAATGTTATTCAACAGAGCCGAACCCATCTCCATTTCATTTTGCGAATCACCCTCGGCGAGACCCGGACCCGGACCGGAGCACCATCCGTCTCCGGCATCTTAACCCGCCGTCCGTGCCCCGTCGCCCACTGCTCATCCCCGCCGCGATGGGGAGCGTAGACCTGGTGCTGAAGTCAGCGTGCGAGGGCTGCGGCTCCACGTCGGACCTCTACGGCACTGGGTGCAAGCACACCACGCTCTGTAGCTCCTGCGGCAAGTCCATGGCGCTTTCCCGCGCCCGATGTCTCGTCTGCTCTGCGCCCATCACGAACCTCATCCGG GAATACAATGTGCGGGCAAATGCCAGCACAGATAAGGCATTCTCTATTGGAAGATTTGTAACTGGTTTGCCGCCATTCTCAAAGAAAAAGAATGCTGAGAACAAATGGTCTCTTCATAAAGAAGGCCTGCAAGGACGGCAGCTTACTGACAAAATGCTG GAGAAATACAACAGGAAGCCATGGATTTTGGAAGATGAAACTGGTCAATATCAGTTTCAAGGTCACATGGAGGGATCACAGTCAGCAACAGCTACATACTATTTGTTAATGTTGCATGGCAAGGAATTTCACGCATTTCCTGCTGGTTCCTG GTATAACTTCAGTAAAGTTGCGCAGTACAAGCAGCTGACTCTGGAAGAGGCCGAGGAGAAGATGAACAAGAGAAAGACTAGTGCAACTGGTTATGAACGTTGGATGATGAAAGCAGCTACAAATGGGCCAGCTGCctttggttcagatatgatgaaacTTGAGCCTGCTAACGATGGGGAAAAAGAAAGTGCTCGTCATAAGAAGGGGAAAGATAATGAGGAGGGTGGTAATTCTGATAAAGGTGAGGAGAATGAAGAAGAGGAAGCCGGTCGTAAAGATAGGCTCGGGCTCTCTAAAAGGGGCATGGATGACGATGAGGAAGGTGGAAAAGATCTAGATTTTGATTTGGATGATGACATTGAGAAAG GTGATGACTGGGAACATGAAGAAACATTCACCGATGATGACGAGGCTGTGGATATCGACCCAGAGGAGCGGGCAGATTTAGCTCCTGAAATTCCTGCTCCACCTGAAATTAAGCAG GATGATGAAGAGAATGAGGAAGAAGGTGGCCTGAGCAAGTCAGGAAAGGAATTAAAGAAGCTGCTTGGTCGTTCTTCTGGACAAAATGAGTcggatgccgatgatgatgatgaagaagatgat CAGGATGATGAGTCATCTCCAGTGCTTGCTCCAAAGCAGACGGATCAACCAAAAGATGAACCTGTTGATAACAGCCCAGCCAAACCTACACCTTCATCAGGACATGCTCGTAGCACACCTCCTGCATCGAAATCCAAGCAAAAGAGGAAATCTGGTGGTGATGATGCCAAAGCATCTAGCGGTGCTGCTTCAAAGAAAGCAAAG GATACAAAAACATCAAGTATCAAAGAGGAGACACCATCTTCCTCAAAACCTACACCGAAGGCCTCTGCTTCATCAAGAAGTGCCAATGTATCTCCTGTGACAGAGGATGAGATCAGGACTGTTCTTCTTGCAGTGGCTCCTGTCACTACACAAGATTTAGTCTCCAGATTTAAGTCTAGACTACGAGGTCCAGAG GAAGAAGCTATTGCTGTTAATGACTTGGCATCCAGGCTTGGACACAGTCACAAAGTCCACAAGAGTATCGTGCATCGGTGCATGGACGCTATCAGGCTCCCCATCCACCACCTTCAG GACAAGAACGCCTTTGCTGAAATTCTGAAGAAAATTTCGAAGATACAGAAGACTAATGGCCACAACTATGTTGTCCTTAGAGAGGATAAGAAATGA